The Aedes albopictus strain Foshan chromosome 1, AalbF5, whole genome shotgun sequence genomic interval CCTCCAACGGCGACTCACATCATACGATTTAAACTCCTCGCAGTCCTCAACGTGATGGTTTTGTCTTCTGCAAATCAGACAGCTTCTATTGTGATCGGACGAAGTCCAGTATGGACGTGTTCCATCTTCAGAACACGAATCATCTACTGGAAATCTAGATGTGTGTCGCTCTATTCCAGTGTGAGTTAGCTCACAGGCAGCTTCAACCCGCTCATTCATGAACTCGTACAACGTTTGAAGTGAAGACGGAGAATGCTCTCGCTTGTACCGAGCCCATTCGAGTTTCATTTCCCCTGGTAATTTTGACTCCAATTCGGCCAACAAAGTTGGGTTCCGCAAATGTACCTGCTGATCCATTGCTATCAGGTGATCATACAAGTTCTGAATTGCCATTCCGTAATCTATGATCGTCTCCAAATGATCCATCGTTGGCGGAGAGATTTCACGTGCTTTATTTATTAGCGAATTGACCAATATTGACGGTCTACCATACAACATCTCCAGTGTTTCCATAACCTTTGGCACCAGCTCGGGCACGAGCAAACGGCTACGTACGTATTCTAGTGCTTGCCCTTTCACACACCTTTGCAATCGCACCAGATTTTCGGAATTGCTATAACCAGAAGCGGCAGTGGTGTGCTTGTATTGGCTGTAAAATACCGGCCAATCTTGAGGATCTCCCGTAAAAGTGGGCAAATCCGCCGACATAACCTGGCGCGCACAAATTTGCTCCGATGTTGGCGCCGCATTTGATGTCACAGACACCGAATCGTTTATCGAAGAAGCGTACTCAAAGGCATCTGGAGTATTTTCATTTTCTATAGTGCTCACAATTTCATCTGAGTCGAGACAGTTGAACTCGATCTCATCCACATCTACAGCATCGAAACCTACCCTCAGTTGTGACCTGAGTAGGTTGTATCGCTTCCGTGCAAACGATAGTTCCACCGTCTCAAGATCTGCGATTGCCTTCAGTTTGATGAACTGCTCTTGCTGCAAAAATTCCAGCTGAAGCTGCAATACTTCCGACGGTGTAGAATTGCTCATCCGCGCGTTCTTTCCCGATGCATTTCGTTCATAATCCTTGCTGGACGGCTGCGTAGCTTTTATTTTGGCTCCGTTTTCTGCATTTCTTCTGGTATGTAGTGGTTACTGTATGATAATTTTCAAGTTTGTTAAGTTGGTTCAACCACACTCAAGGCACTGTGCTTCAGAGCAGATCAAAAGACCTTGTTTTCGTTGATCAGCTTGAACTAAAAATATCTTTATTTAATATGTTTGTGTTACAACTTCAATACAATTCACTTACAATTATCAGTGCCGTAATACTCttcaaaaatggtttcaaacCGCTCTACTTCGAATCTGTTTCGATTAACttatttttcaatcttcaatttttcaatggcttcgtggtcgtgcggctaaggtcaccaagccttaagtcgcatcgtgctaaggagcgcgggttcgattcccgccgcagctgtcaggaaatgttttcggctgtgccactgggcgttgcatgctagtccgttgtctagtgtcgtgcttccttcaaagagcaaatagctcactggaagcattaaacgtgtccgtgtctttaaaaaaaaaaaaaaaatttacttaACTCGCTTCAACTGAAGGAGCCCACCAATCTACCTTCCTCCTTTTTTATAAATTCCATCCAACTCAATAGCGACTGCATTGATCTAGGGTGACCAGTATTCACTGGCGCTTCAACAAAGGTCGTGGAGAAGTATAGCACCGTGGAATCCTTAATGTGTGCAACTGATCGAAACATCGGTGTTTTTAGCCCTCTCCAAGGCCAATTTCTTCATTGGATCTCCCGATTCTTCTTCAATACCTTGTAGAATCACTCCGGATTTTTACAGGAAATTACGAAGCTCATATCCTCCCCTTGAGTGAACGAGTTTTACCTCATTCACGACTTCTATAGCTTCCTGGACCGTCTGGAAGCTGTCCAGGTAGTCATCCCCGTTGTGGTGCTTGGTGTTGGCGGCCGTAGCTCGTGGGTATTGCTCGGAAAATTCTGCGGTGTTTAGGTTTTTACAAATTGGGTTGATATGGGCGAACATGTAGACCCAAACGTTGCAACATCCATCACATATATCTTTATATCTTCTGAGTTCCTTTTGAGTCGCCCTGTGCGCGTAGCCCTTACGACGTATTTGATCTCCGATCTGCTGCTCTTTTGCGAATTTCCTTTCCAATTCCTCCAGTCGTCTAGTCGTCATCGGGTAGCTGCCACGGAATCTGGATTATCTGTTTGCCATAGCAGTCACATCTCGAAACAGTCACTAATGCGTCGTGTCGTCTGCTCGAGAATCATCCTCGCTCGTTTATCTTCCTCCAAGTCGAGGGTTTCACTGTGATTGAAGAGTCCGCCATTCTCCAATGCGAAAACATTCCGCAACTGTTCGTTCAATAGGTGATCCGTATCCGCAGCTTCCAGCTCTGTCACCAGCACACAACACCAGCATAAACGGTCCACCCTAGGCGACTATTTGGAGGTTATCCAAGCCAATCAGAAGCTCTGGCTGAACATTTTCATAACTATCCATTGGGAGACCGCGGAGCTATGTAAAATGCTGAGACAATTCTCCGTAGTTGAGCTGCTTACTGGGCAGAAATAGACAGCTGACTGTCCTGGCTTGACGAAGATCGACCATCTCAGACAGGCAGTATACGGAACAACGCTTTCGTTTTCGGAACAACGCATAGCTGACATAGTGCGTCGATGAAGGAGAGTATTGTGCTTCAGTCGGCACCCATCCACCATACAGCCTTTCCTGCAAGTAGAGAAGGCATAGATGCACTGATAAACAGCTCCGCGAACACATCTTCAATGAAATGTTAATGTTCATGGATCCCGGCACTCTCTCTTCCTTTCTGCTTTCTGCTTTTCATGCTTATATCTCTTCTCGTGGACTGGAAGCTCGAAACTCATTGCACTCCCTGCATTGGCCTGCTTTTCCATGAAACGCCCAAAGGTCTCTAAATCTGCCAACGGTTGTTGGTACTTAAAGGAAGCCCACTCCATTTGCATTGAGCCTGGGTGCTTATCTATCAGCTCCTGCATCATCATGGAGTTGGTGAGATGTTGCTGCAACTGCGCCGCCCGGAGATGTTCTTTAGAATTCCCAACTGTCAAACTGAACTCGATAACCGTTTCCAATTTATCTTGTATTGGACCTGATGTACGACGAACCTTTTCGAGGAGCGATTTGAGTAACAGCTCTGGTCGACCGTAGCGTACACGCAGCGTCTCGATAGCGTGGGGCACGCTCTCTGGCAGCAGAAGTTTGCTCTCTTTGCCGTCTCTTTCTCGTGCCTAGTCAGGCACTGCTGAAGCCGAATCAGGTTTTTAGCGTTCATGAAGCCGCAAACAGCGGTCGACTGTTCATAGCTACTGATGAACATATGCCAGTCGATTGGGTTACCGTCGAATCTAGGCAACTGTTCCAAACTACCTACCGTGGTGCGGtccgtaaactacgtagactcatttttggccacctCAGACCCCCTCAGACCTCAGACAcaaacggtggtgcagagggccggtTTGAAAGAtttccggatgggatcggacaaaacatcgttgagcagtactctgcacgaaaatgctctgtactgtgcttcaatgtcaaagtgctcgaaccagcgtttcaactgtccaggcgtgtctttcacgggcatcgtagcattcatcttggtcccactaaggcgacgtgaaacatcgtagacttttgcccatacaaaacttttaaaatttgtatggaccgtagactttgccaccccccccccccccccttcaagtcTACGTTGATTATGGACATACTCCGTGCTGTAAGCTGTTGCGACTCAACAACGACGGATTGTTCAGCCATAGTTGGTCACTGAACTGGATCTTGCGGAGGCACGATCTCCTGTTAGCATCGATGGAACTTCCAGTTTACTTGTGGATTCGACAGACCAACCCacctaacaattgcaagtcacaaacaagcaagcttgctgaattgttgctcaaCAATGGTAATGTTAGCTGAacaaaaattatgctctacacattactgatcaaatgttttttcaattaaaaaagtagtcaatgttcgacctgcctcatcggtattaacaatgataaattaaaacactttttaaaaGCTTAATAAGAATTTTATTCGACAAGCACTGATTCCTTTACAAagcagtttaacaaaacatttgtctgcttcTTATTAAGCGGATGTATAAATAAGCATATGTTCCTGTACAATGTGCTTTACACTTGTCGAATAAACGCTTTCAGTACGTCATACTTCAATTCGCAACTTTGTTCGGATAATGGGATAAACCTTGACTAAAACTGTTAAGACAATCAAGTTATCAAAGAACCAACATTTTAAACAAAtcactaaaaaaatataataaaattatgTAGCTCAACATTAAGGGCCAAGAGACGTGAGGAATTTATGTCTGTAACTATATAAACTGTGCCTTGATTATTATCTTTTTATGTTCCACTGCAGTacaattgtacgagacgcttgagtCGATGCATCGGACATTTTAGTGCTCACGTGCTTACTGAATATTGTTTCTACAGGAACCTAGATagtcaaacagcattcagaagttGACACGTTTCAAGTATCTTTAAACATCCTTAAGCACTTCTTGTTTCACGGGATTCCGCAAGagtatgagtagattacctgaacagatgctgtgaatgcaccatgctcCACCACATACATATTGCCATTCCTTTAAAAAAGATCTATATTGACCCTAAAagggcctcagtttcgtcacctcgctgagtgtgttccatcaaagacgagctctgaaaggcgcctggggtccaatggaccccaggtatcccttttagagtTAAATAATAAAAACCTTTTTCATTTAGCAATTTGTACATTAGCTCCAGTGTCtgtaaacaatatcttcaattaaTACCAACACTTTTTTTTGGCCGCAtccgatacaagttttctcaccgtgcgataaaaatactgacagcgaaatcaaaaTAGAaagcacgtgttttgggctgaacagttgcagaagtataaggcgttgttcagttgattaccacgtgctgtgctaaatCACCAATGTTGAACACAAGTTCAgtagtgatcattattgagtcatgagaagtttatgttttgctttgggtgcttcAACGCACCATCTGGTTGGCGTAgataggatggcgcagataggaaggcatcctcctctcctcttcttggcgtaacgtcctcactgggacaaagcctgcttctcagcttagtgttctatgagcacttccacagttattaactgagagcttcctctgccaatgaccattttgcatgtgtatatcgtgtggcaggcacgaagatactctatgcccaaggaagtcaaggaaatttcctttacgaaaagatcctggaccgaccgggaatcgaacccgtcaccctcagcatggtcatgctgaatacccgtgcgtttaccgcctcggctatatgggccgagatAGGAAGGCATGTGGCTGGCAATCAACAGGTCtcgagttcaacatttttgcattttgtttatttttagacACTTTGCCCATGCTTAATAGAAGCTTccttgtacaccgtgtccaattagttctcatacaaaatcaaattgaattcatttcacatctgtcaTTAGGATTTTAAAAgtaaataaatttattgaaaggccaactaacactaaACAAATTCAGCATATGTTTtagaattaactgtcctttatccttctctgctgatcgcttatgtgtcgtaagtccatttcagctggcacgcacgccatatcattggtatttcgtctaatTTTAACGAGTagtggttttaagttgaaacaaattaggttcctggcctcaccattgctagaagcaactatgaccagaagagaaaagaTATGAGACTttgtattggtgaagtacgaagtcGTTTTATTCTGTACAAAATGAAACGTATTTTGATCAAAAATGACCATTTGCTTGTTTTAAAGGGATTTGTTGTGTTAAGGAAGTATGGCTGCATCTTATCatgttgattcacaccattctcacttctaaaacatgcttgtatccctattgtggtaaattttgtccaaattttacgttttttgttgttcatctttaatataacggtcattttcaaggaaattagcccaagttgagcttacttacaaatttcttaccatatcatcactaaaacttTATTGTTTTAGCCTCAGTTTATCCATTTGGTtcaatacttgggataaaaactcaaaatttaaccttaagGACTTtttttagctaccgtagaatgaaaaacttttcgaacatttttcttgcgtgccggagcacacAGATTTCAGAACACGGTAGTCTACTGCTAGTCTTATAAAAActaatagaaaataaagttattctaaaccgtatgctttatttaatcagtattatgtggccctttaATACACGCATTCATttagaaaatatgaatcacagatgcgaaataaaattatattttcctaatttgtattttgtatgagaacttattggacacggtgtatatttgtaaaCGCTTTTTACAACAAACTATTCAGTTGGTACAAAATATGTATTACGCTTTATAACTTccccaaatttgtgtgaacaaaacccgaaaataggttgtacgtgaaaaaaattcaaatgttatttaacattaggggtgatacacaaattatgtcacgcaaaaatcgacctttttcaacaccccctcctccctatgtcacactttttatatgggacctcaatattttttgtaagggtcgtcacgttctgcaaaagccccccctcccccctaaaagcgtgacgtaatttgtgtacgacccttTATGCTTAATGATTTCATCATAATGATGCCTGTTAAATGTCAGATTGTTAGTTAGAAATGTTTTGTGGAGGCTACACTTAATAACTGGACCCGGGTATCCCAGCGTAGTGCTGAGATGGTTGCTCAAAGACCACCTAGTGTCGCATCTGACCCATCATATCCACCAAGTTGCTGCTTAGGCACTGTACCATGGGTCATAACCTGGTTGCCAGGGCCGCCGCCGTGCGAATGGTGTAATTGCTGCAGTAGTGCTGGTGTGTAACACAGCTGCTGCTGTGCTGAGATGGCGCTGCTGTTGCACGGATTGATTAGTCCGCAGCTTCAGTTGAATGTGAGGCTGGGAGTTCGTTACGTAtcgttcccaagtaacaattccattgcagattggttttgtttgatttttattaaggttttattacagcaataattaaaactcacagttttatgactgcttttatgaaaaccattgataaaatgttttatagtatacttgaagatattcataaagacatattttaagagtaaacaaaactttccgatatgtaaaccttctggcaatcattattaccacaataaaactgttaaaactctcaacagatggcgatccgttcgattagtaacgacatctgttggtggaaaagcagaaactacgacactgctaggtttattgcggtcatcataaaagtaaacttgctttcgttttattttcgctgattatggtcgtcgccatattgaataattagcttacgtgaatggaaaatagttaatttagcttaaataagcaataaattgatagtgtgtcaccattttcataacatgctcacataaataaactctctctgctgagttttcttgtgattcgaaatagttttactaaattcaaaaattgatttatttcattccaagatgataatattcactattttcgaagcgcattaattttatgattctgcacccccaatattcacggtaaattcgaatgcgcataagtctaccagcacaataactactgaaatattactttgaaatgatcgctttctacttacgaataatgtattctcctgaactttacgtgcaatcgcagaagcttctctgcatcttgagctgtcatagtttttgttgaaaaaatagacaacaacaaacgagaatggaacatttttcagctaggtttcaaaacgagtttattgctactcttaatgtggtttgcaaaacctctccgagagtggtccacttagccggaagatgctcttaaagaggttatcaagaggttttgatgtataaatcagttttattgcaagttttataaaattggttatgaagatctcttatagatccgaacaaaacctaaaatgttacttggggttgGAACGATTGTACGACCATTTCTGACCGAGCTCGCTGCAGTGTTTGGGACGAGCTTCCCACCTGCATACCACAAGCCGTTTGGGGCGTGAATTGTTCAACCCTGGATTGCAATGACTGTAGCTGGTatcacggttgcaaaaattccgaagcttccaacgaacgtgagtttttgtttttgtcttttcaccacaccacttctgacgttgaagccccaaTCCTTCACGAAGGTAATTGAAAAGAGagtaaaaattctctcgtcgctcacactggagagacggcgaggttcaaaagcaacatttttcctgtgaccggcactcaaacgacaaaaattcaccacgcttgcttatgggcgagtcgcattcatgcggccgatgttgacatgaagcatccatcagcgcagagcgtgtgttgatgatggtgcagtccTTACCTCCACAgagtagttgaatttttctgcgttcactttcaagtatctcacagcggagctgaaaatgaatgtcaaaagcattcagttcagcagaaattcattcaattgaatgagattttttcaaccctggctGGTATGCCAACaggtcttaaggacagacttgttagattcccaaaatggccgccacaatttccgacttggcacctactcacgatttcgagcgtacaaatctctttgtaaacaaaaccagcgcacctgagcttcttatttgaagcttattacaagtgagcaagaatagaatgaTAACATTCaccgttgtttgaagcttgcttcttgagatttgtgcgtctgaagttctgatcaagaagtttgtccttaagaaaCTGTCGGGTGAAAGCCTCTATTAGCTTGTTGATCCTCCTCCATCTTTCCAATAGAAATCTTTCCCAAAGATCTTCCATCGGTATGTTAGACAACTCTTTACCTTCTCTCGTGAATCTGGAAGCGAGCTCGTACTGCTGCCGCATCCGCTTGATTAGCTCATTTTCTTTTTCTCTACCGATTATCTCCGAATCAATTGCTGTTTCGCCAGTAACGCCCGTTGTTCGTCCTCTAAAATGAACTTTTCAGGTCGACAATGATTATGACCACCAAATGTGGCATTTTGAAACAGTGTGATAATGGAAACGTCTAGCAGGTAACCATTTGTTCCACttttttctgagttttatttctcGTAAATTGATGAGTTGTGGTAATAAGAAAACAAGAAACGTTCTCGAGACATATAGGTGATTACAAACAGGACTTCCTTGTGGAAATTTCAGCGAAGCATCCAACCCCGCGCACCACAAATgcaatttgaattttgttttgattccttcCTTACCGTCCGAAAACGCTCGCAGCGCGCGTGGATTCCATGCACGCGATGATTCACGAGAGTACGGGCGGCGGCGGGCGAGTGAGTTCCACCTCGCCTCGTGCGCAAGCAACTCAGCTCAGTTGGTATTCTCTGGTTTTACGCCAGCGGTAGAGTAGGCCGAGTGACGATTTTTCAAGTGCCTACTAGGTACTAGTATGATGCGTTAGAACTAGGCGCATTACGTCCGACTAGCCAGCGGCGGCCTGCTGCGACGACATAGGCCTACTATTGCATGAATGAGAGGTCACGCATGTTGGCGGAAAACCCACTTTCCGGTTTATCGGTTTCTCTGCTCTAGTCGGCGGCGTCGGCGGCCGGTAGATGATGCGCCGGACCGGTGGTGCAGTAAAATG includes:
- the LOC134287778 gene encoding uncharacterized protein LOC134287778, with translation MSNSTPSEVLQLQLEFLQQEQFIKLKAIADLETVELSFARKRYNLLRSQLRVGFDAVDVDEIEFNCLDSDEIVSTIENENTPDAFEYASSINDSVSVTSNAAPTSEQICARQVMSADLPTFTGDPQDWPVFYSQYKHTTAASGYSNSENLVRLQRCVKGQALEYVRSRLLVPELVPKVMETLEMLYGRPSILVNSLINKAREISPPTMDHLETIIDYGMAIQNLYDHLIAMDQQVHLRNPTLLAELESKLPGEMKLEWARYKREHSPSSLQTLYEFMNERVEAACELTHTGIERHTSRFPVDDSCSEDGTRPYWTSSDHNRSCLICRRQNHHVEDCEEFKSYDVSRRWRLLGELKLCRCCLGRHTTRVCRNANECGKDRCKLIHHPLLHQDRN